The following coding sequences lie in one Onychomys torridus chromosome X, mOncTor1.1, whole genome shotgun sequence genomic window:
- the Zfx gene encoding zinc finger X-chromosomal protein, which yields MDEDGLELQQAPNSFFDATGAGATHMDGDQIVVEVQETVFVSDVVDSDITVHNFVPDDPDSVVIQDVIEDVVIEDVQCPDIMDEADVSETVIIPEQVLDSDVTEEVSLTHCTVPDDVLASEITSASIAMPEHVLTSESIHVSDVAHVEHVVHDSVVEAEIVTDPLAADVVSEEVLVADCASEAVIDANGIPVGQQDDDKNNCEDYLMISLDDAGKIEHDGSSGLTMDTESEIDPCKVDGTCPEVIKVYIFKADPGEDDLGGTVDIVESEPENDHGVELLDPNNSIRVPREKMVYMAVNDSQQEDEDINVAEIADEVYMEVIVGEEDAAAAAAVHEQQIEDNEMKTFMPIAWAAAYGNNSDGIENRNGTASALLHIDESAGLGRLAKQKPKKRRRPDSRQYQTAIIIGPDGHPLTVYPCMICGKKFKSRGFLKRHMKNHPEHLAKKKYRCTDCDYTTNKKISLHNHLESHKLTSKAEKAIECDECGKHFSHAGALFTHKMVHKEKGANKMHKCKFCEYETAEQGLLNRHLLAVHSKNFPHICVECGKGFRHPSELKKHMRIHTGEKPYECQYCEYRSADSSNLKTHVKTKHSKEMPFKCDVCLLTFSDTKEVQQHALIHQESKTHQCLHCDHKSSNSSDLKRHIISVHTKDYPHKCDMCDKGFHRPSELKKHVAAHKGKKMHQCRHCDFKIADPFVLSRHILSVHTKDLPFRCKRCRKGFRQQSELKKHMKTHSGRKVYQCEYCEYSTTDASGFKRHVISIHTKDYPHRCEYCKKGFRRPSEKNQHIMRHHKEVGLP from the exons ATGGATGAAGATGGACTTGAATTACAACAGGCGCCAAACTCATTTTTTGATGCAACAG GAGCTGGTGCTACACACATGGATGGTGATCAGATTGTTGTGGAAGTACAAGAAACGGTTTTTGTGTCCGATGTTGTGGATTCAGACATAACCGTGCATAACTTTGTTCCTGACGACCCAGACTCGGTTGTGATTCAAGATGTTATTGAGGACGTTGTTATAGAAGATGTCCAGTGTCCAGATATCATGGACGAAGCAGATGTGTCCGAAACAGTCATCATCCCAGAGCAAGTGCTGGACTCAGATGTAACTGAAGAGGTTTCTTTAACACACTGCACAGTTCCAGATGATGTCTTAGCTTCTGAAATTACTTCAGCCTCCATAGCTATGCCTGAACATGTCTTGACAAGTGAATCTATACATGTGTCTGACGTTGCTCACGTTGAACACGTGGTTCATGATAGTGTAGTAGAAGCAGAAATCGTCACTGATCCTCTGGCCGCCGATGTTGTTTCGGAAGAAGTGTTGGTAGCAGACTGTGCCTCTGAAGCAGTCATAGATGCCAATGGGATCCctgtgggccagcaagatgatgACAAAAACAACTGTGAGGACTACCTGATGATTTCCT TGGATGATGCTGGCAAAATAGAACATGATGGTTCATCTGGACTGACCATGGACACGGAATCTGAAATTGATCCTTGTAAAGTGGATGGCACTTGCCCTGAAGTCATCAAGGTGTACATTTTTAAAGCTGACCCTGGAGAAGATGACTTAG GTGGAACTGTAGACATTGTGGAAAGTGAGCCTGAGAATGATCATGGAGTTGAACTACTTGATCCAAACAATAGTATTCGTGTTCCCAGGGAAAAGATGGTTTATATGGCTGTTAATGACTCTCAGCAAGAAGATGAAGATATAA ATGTTGCTGAAATTGCCGACGAAGTTTATATGGAAGTGATTGTTGGGGAGGAGGATGCTGCAGCCGCAGCCGCAGTACATGAACAACAAATAGAAGACAATGAAATGAAAACCTTCATGCCAATTGCATGGGCAGCTGCTTATG GTAATAATTCTGATGGAATTGAAAACCGGAATGGTACTGCAAGTGCCCTCTTGCACATAGATGAGTCTGCTGGCCTCGGCAGACTGgctaaacaaaaaccaaagaaaaggagaagaccTGATTCCAGGCAGTACCAAACAG CAATAATTATCGGCCCAGATGGACATCCCCTGACTGTCTACCCTTGCATGATTTGTGGGAAGAAGTTTAAATCGAGAGGTTTCTTGAAAAGGCACATGAAAAACCACCCTGAACACCTTGCCAAGAAGAAGTACCGCTGTACTGACTGTGACTACACTACCAACAAGAAGATAAGTTTACATAATCACCTGGAGAGCCACAAGCTGACCAGCAAGGCAGAGAAGGCCATAGAATGTGATGAGTGTGGAAAGCATTTCTCTCATGCTGGGGCTTTGTTTACTCATAAAATGGTGCACAAGGAAAAAGGAGCCAACAAAATGCACAAGTGTAAATTCTGTGAATATGAAACAGCTGAACAAGGCTTATTGAATCGCCACCTTTTGGCAGTCCACAGCAAGAACTTTCCTCACATTTGTGTAGAGTGTGGCAAAGGTTTCCGCCACCCATCAGAGCTCAAAAAGCACATGCGAATCCATACTGgggagaagccctatgaatgccAGTACTGCGAATACAGGTCCGCAGACTCCTCTAACTTGAAAACACACGTAAAGACTAAGCATAGTAAAGAGATGCCGTTCAAGTGTGACGTTTGTCTTCTGACTTTCTCAGATACCAAAGAGGTGCAACAACATGCTCTTATCCATCAAGAGAGCAAAACACACCAGTGTTTGCATTGTGACCACAAGAGTTCGAACTCAAGTGATTTGAAGCGACACATAATTTCAGTTCACACAAAGGACTATCCTCATAAGTGTGACATGTGTGATAAAGGCTTTCACAGGCCTTCAGAACTCAAGAAACATGTGGCTGCCCACAAGGGTAAAAAAATGCACCAGTGTAGACATTGTGACTTTAAGATTGCAGATCCATTTGTACTAAGTCGCCATATTCTCTCGGTTCATACAAAGGACCTTCCATTTAGGTGTAAGAGATGTAGAAAGGGATTTCGGCAACAGAGTGAGCTTAAAAAGCATATGAAGACGCACAGTGGCCGGAAAGTGTATCAGTGTGAGTACTGTGAGTATAGCACTACAGATGCCTCGGGCTTTAAGCGGCACGTTATCTCCATTCATACGAAAGACTATCCTCACCGCTGTGAGTACTGCAAGAAAGGATTTCGAAGACCCTCGGAAAAGAACCAGCACATAATGCGACATCATAAAGAAGTTGGCCTGCCCTAA